In a single window of the Micromonospora sp. WMMD1155 genome:
- a CDS encoding ABC transporter ATP-binding protein, with protein sequence MPTQRGSEDAYLRVSDLRVRFDTSDGVVRAVDGVSFAVERGRTLGIVGESGSGKSVTSLAILGLHDPKRATITGEISVGGRQVVGLPDEEVRRLRGRDMAMIFQDPLSALHPYYTVGRQIAEAYRVHHPKANRREARKRAVDMLDRVGIPQAGRRFDQYPHEFSGGMRQRAMIAMSLVNDPALLIADEPTTALDVTVQAQILDLLADLQAEFHSAIILITHDLGVVGQVADDVLVMYGGRAVERGSVEQVLRSPQHPYTWGLLSSVPSLHGDADADLVPIPGNPPSLINLPSGCAFHPRCRYADRAGSRSRTETPELRPAGGDGHLVACHLGAEERAAFYAEDVARVGVAV encoded by the coding sequence GTGCCGACGCAGCGCGGCAGCGAGGACGCCTACCTGCGGGTCAGTGACCTGCGCGTCCGGTTCGACACCTCGGACGGCGTGGTGCGCGCGGTCGACGGGGTGTCGTTCGCCGTCGAGCGGGGTCGCACCCTCGGCATCGTCGGTGAGTCCGGCTCCGGCAAGAGCGTCACCTCGCTGGCCATCCTCGGCCTGCACGACCCCAAGCGGGCCACCATCACCGGTGAGATCTCCGTCGGCGGCCGACAGGTGGTCGGCCTGCCCGACGAGGAGGTACGCCGGCTGCGTGGCCGGGACATGGCGATGATCTTCCAGGATCCGCTGTCGGCGCTGCACCCCTACTACACGGTGGGTCGACAGATCGCCGAGGCGTACCGGGTGCATCACCCGAAGGCCAACCGCCGCGAGGCCCGCAAGCGGGCTGTCGACATGCTGGACCGGGTCGGCATCCCGCAGGCGGGCCGCCGCTTCGACCAGTACCCGCACGAGTTCTCCGGCGGCATGCGGCAACGGGCGATGATCGCGATGTCGCTGGTCAACGACCCTGCACTGCTGATCGCCGACGAGCCGACCACGGCGCTGGACGTCACCGTGCAGGCGCAGATCCTGGACCTGCTCGCCGACCTCCAGGCCGAGTTCCACTCCGCGATCATCCTGATCACCCACGACCTCGGCGTGGTCGGCCAGGTCGCCGACGACGTGCTGGTGATGTACGGCGGTCGTGCCGTCGAACGGGGCAGCGTCGAGCAGGTGCTCCGCTCGCCGCAGCATCCGTACACCTGGGGGTTGCTCTCCAGCGTGCCGTCGCTGCACGGCGACGCGGACGCGGACCTGGTGCCGATCCCCGGCAACCCGCCGAGCCTGATCAACCTGCCGTCCGGCTGCGCGTTCCACCCGCGTTGCCGGTATGCGGACCGCGCCGGCAGCCGATCCCGCACCGAGACGCCCGAGCTGCGTCCGGCGGGCGGCGACGGGCACCTGGTCGCCTGCCACCTGGGCGCCGAGGAGCGCGCCGCGTTCTACGCCGAGGACGTCGCACGAGTGGGGGTGGCTGTGTGA
- a CDS encoding dipeptide ABC transporter ATP-binding protein: MTDEPLLRVRGLTKHFPVRQGLRDTGLVRAVDGLDFDVRPGETLGLVGESGCGKTTTGRMLVRLLEPTSGSIEFAGRDITHAGRRELRPLRQELQIIFQDPYASLNPRHTVGRIVAMPLQVNGIRPPGGVKARVQELLELVGLNPEHYNRYPHEFSGGQRQRIGIARALALRPKLIVADEPVSALDVSIQAQVVNLLRDLQRELGLAFVFIAHDLAVVRHFCQRVAVMYLGRIVEIGDREDIYERPQHPYTRALLSAIPDVTRLGPAGRIRLTGDVPTPLDPPSGCRFRTRCWKAQDLCATEDPALVPRDGGRQSTACHFPEGEPAGTSPEGEPAGTSPVGEPAGTSPEGGPAGTRPEAAGSTSPTVEEVSS; this comes from the coding sequence GTGACCGACGAACCGTTGTTGCGGGTGCGCGGCCTGACCAAGCATTTCCCGGTACGACAGGGGCTGCGCGACACCGGCCTGGTGCGGGCGGTGGACGGGCTCGACTTCGACGTGCGCCCCGGCGAGACGCTCGGGCTGGTGGGGGAGTCGGGCTGCGGCAAGACCACCACCGGCCGGATGCTGGTGCGGTTGCTGGAGCCGACGAGCGGCAGCATCGAGTTCGCCGGGCGGGACATCACGCACGCCGGTCGCCGAGAGTTGCGCCCACTGCGTCAGGAACTCCAGATCATCTTTCAGGACCCGTACGCGTCGCTGAACCCCCGGCACACCGTCGGCCGGATCGTGGCGATGCCGTTGCAGGTCAACGGCATCAGACCGCCGGGCGGGGTCAAGGCCCGGGTCCAGGAGTTGCTGGAGCTGGTCGGGTTGAACCCGGAGCACTACAACCGGTACCCGCACGAGTTCTCCGGCGGTCAACGCCAGCGCATCGGCATCGCCCGGGCGCTGGCCCTGCGGCCCAAACTGATCGTCGCGGACGAGCCGGTGAGCGCGCTGGACGTCTCGATCCAGGCGCAGGTCGTCAACCTGCTGCGTGACCTGCAACGGGAGCTGGGTCTGGCGTTCGTGTTCATCGCGCACGACCTGGCCGTGGTCCGGCACTTCTGCCAGCGGGTCGCGGTCATGTACCTGGGCCGGATCGTGGAGATCGGCGATCGGGAGGACATCTACGAGCGCCCGCAGCACCCGTACACCAGGGCTCTGCTCTCGGCGATCCCGGACGTCACCCGGCTCGGCCCAGCGGGCCGCATCCGGTTGACCGGTGACGTGCCGACGCCGCTCGACCCGCCGTCGGGCTGCCGGTTCCGTACCCGCTGCTGGAAGGCGCAGGACCTCTGCGCCACCGAGGATCCGGCGTTGGTCCCGCGCGACGGCGGCCGGCAGTCCACCGCGTGTCACTTCCCCGAAGGGGAACCGGCCGGCACGAGCCCGGAAGGGGAACCGGCCGGCACGAGCCCGGTAGGGGAACCGGCCGGCACGAGCCCCGAAGGGGGACCGGCCGGCACGCGCCCGGAAGCGGCCGGGTCGACCAGCCCGACCGTCGAGGAGGTGTCGTCGTGA
- a CDS encoding ABC transporter permease, with the protein MSLSPVEGVALAEIESGTDAGGPAEKGVVGRSPGQLAWLRLRRDRTAVVSGVLLVFFMVLGLSAPLIEMVYGIGPREQFQQLLDGSGMPLGYAGGVTGEHWFGLEPGLGRDIFIRLVYGLRTSLFIALAAALITATIGVALGALAGYLGGWLDAVVNWITDLTLAMPFLIIALALTPTITLRFYGERGQVSSAFGVGVLIAVFAIFGWTSTARLVRGQVIALREREFVEAAKASGAGLGHMLFRQLLPNIWAPILVSFSLAVPQFITSEAALSFIGVGLSDETPSFGRMIYRSLDYLQTDPAYVFFPGIVIFALVFAFNLFGDALRDALDPKSSR; encoded by the coding sequence GTGAGCCTCTCCCCGGTGGAGGGTGTGGCGCTGGCCGAGATCGAGTCCGGCACGGACGCGGGCGGACCCGCCGAGAAGGGCGTCGTCGGCCGTTCACCCGGTCAACTCGCCTGGCTGCGGCTGCGCCGTGACCGCACGGCCGTGGTCAGCGGCGTACTCCTGGTGTTCTTCATGGTGTTGGGGTTGTCCGCCCCGCTGATCGAGATGGTCTACGGGATCGGCCCGCGCGAGCAGTTCCAGCAGTTGCTGGACGGCTCCGGCATGCCGCTGGGGTACGCCGGTGGTGTCACCGGGGAGCACTGGTTCGGTCTGGAGCCGGGGCTGGGTCGGGACATCTTCATCCGGCTGGTCTACGGGCTGCGCACGTCGTTGTTCATCGCTCTCGCCGCCGCGTTGATCACCGCGACGATCGGCGTCGCGCTCGGCGCGCTCGCCGGTTACCTCGGTGGCTGGCTCGACGCGGTGGTCAACTGGATCACCGACCTGACCCTGGCGATGCCCTTCCTGATCATCGCGTTGGCGCTCACCCCCACCATCACGCTGCGCTTCTACGGCGAGCGGGGGCAGGTGTCGTCGGCCTTCGGGGTGGGCGTGCTGATCGCCGTCTTCGCGATCTTCGGCTGGACCAGCACCGCCCGGCTGGTGCGGGGGCAGGTGATCGCGCTGCGTGAGCGGGAGTTCGTGGAGGCGGCCAAGGCCAGCGGCGCCGGGTTGGGGCACATGCTCTTCCGGCAGCTGCTGCCGAACATCTGGGCGCCGATCCTGGTGTCGTTCTCCCTGGCGGTGCCGCAGTTCATCACCAGCGAGGCAGCGCTCTCCTTCATCGGCGTCGGGCTCAGCGACGAGACACCGAGCTTCGGCCGAATGATCTACCGCAGTCTGGACTACCTGCAGACCGACCCGGCGTACGTGTTCTTCCCGGGCATCGTGATCTTCGCGCTGGTGTTCGCCTTCAACCTCTTCGGCGACGCGTTGCGGGACGCGCTCGACCCGAAGTCGTCCCGGTAG
- a CDS encoding ABC transporter permease has protein sequence MARFLLKRLFSATLTLFAVSVLTFLMFFALPRDPVSSICSKNCNPERLERVRDDLGLNDPLISQYAGYMKGIVTGRDLGSAQGGRCDAPCLGWSYVTNEAVSDTIARVLPVTLSIVIPAAILWLLLGVGLGMVSALRRGTWLDRAAIGFSLTGASLQLYFVGAVLLLVFVYNLRWLPVPSYTSLFDNPAKWASGLVLAWVALAFLFSAIYARLSRAQMLETLSEDFVRTARAKGLAKPKVYGRHALRAAITPVVTIAGLDVGGALGGTVITETTFGIQGLGRTAVDAVRSGDLPTIMATVLIAAVFVVLANVLVDLLYAAIDPRVRLR, from the coding sequence ATGGCGCGATTTCTGCTCAAGCGACTGTTCTCGGCCACGCTGACGCTCTTCGCGGTGAGCGTGCTGACCTTCCTGATGTTCTTCGCCCTGCCGCGTGATCCGGTGAGCAGCATCTGCTCGAAGAACTGCAACCCGGAGCGGTTGGAGCGGGTCCGCGACGACCTGGGCCTGAACGACCCGCTGATCAGCCAGTACGCCGGCTACATGAAGGGCATCGTCACCGGTCGGGACCTGGGCAGCGCCCAGGGCGGCCGGTGCGACGCGCCCTGCCTGGGCTGGTCGTACGTCACCAACGAGGCGGTCTCGGACACCATCGCCCGGGTGTTGCCGGTGACGCTGAGCATCGTGATCCCGGCGGCGATCCTGTGGTTGCTACTGGGGGTCGGGCTGGGCATGGTGTCCGCGCTGCGGCGGGGCACCTGGTTGGACCGGGCCGCCATCGGCTTCTCGTTGACCGGTGCCTCGTTGCAGCTCTACTTCGTGGGCGCGGTGCTGTTGCTGGTCTTCGTCTACAACCTGCGGTGGCTGCCGGTGCCGAGCTACACCTCCCTCTTCGACAACCCGGCGAAGTGGGCCAGTGGGCTGGTGCTCGCCTGGGTGGCGTTGGCCTTCCTCTTCTCGGCCATCTACGCCCGGCTGTCGCGGGCGCAGATGTTGGAGACGCTGTCGGAGGACTTCGTCCGGACCGCGCGGGCCAAGGGCCTGGCCAAACCGAAGGTGTACGGGCGACACGCGCTGCGCGCGGCGATCACCCCGGTGGTGACGATCGCGGGGCTGGACGTGGGCGGGGCGCTGGGCGGCACGGTGATCACCGAGACGACGTTCGGCATCCAGGGGCTGGGGCGTACGGCGGTGGACGCGGTGCGCTCGGGTGACCTACCCACGATCATGGCCACCGTGCTGATCGCGGCCGTCTTCGTGGTCCTGGCGAACGTGCTGGTGGACCTGCTCTACGCGGCCATCGATCCGCGGGTACGGCTGCGGTGA